TCAAAAATACTTCCATAGAATAATTTACCATCTTTTTAGATGTTTCATACATCTCCTGTATATATTTAAACGTTTCAGGATCAATTTCATAGGATTCTTTAAGCGCAAAATTTGCAAACTGGCAGGAATGATCCCCAATACGCTCTAAATCATATGCAACCTCGCTGAAAGCGCTGCTTTTACTGAATTCAGGAGTAGGGTTCATAGCTATGGCCATATCCACCGATGTTCTTATTTTTTCGTGCATATTATTGGTTATATAATCCATTTTTAAAGCTTCATTAGCTATTTCATCATCATATGATGAAAGAGCATTAAAAGATGTTTCCAGCTGGTTGTAAACATGCTTGGCCATTCCCTTAAGCAGTTCTACAATTTTTAATGTTGCATGCTCTACTGGAACTTTTTCTTCCCCGTAAACTTCTAAAAACTCGTCAAACTTTTTGGATTCAATTACATACGCCCTCTTTACAATTCCCTTACTTATCATGGGCTGGAGTAATTTAGTGACATATCTACGGGTTATTCCCAATCTTTCTGCTATTTCATCCTGTGTTGAAGGATTTTCATAGCGTATTACGTCTAATATTGCTTTTAATGTAATGTTCTTTGTTTTTGTCATGATATCCTGCTGCCTTTTTCAACTTCATCACGATTAATTACCACTGATTCTTGAATCACTGATAAAATAACGTATAATAATGCTGTTAAAACTCCCAGAGAGATTATAAAACCAAATTCTACAAAAATAGGAGCATATAAATCCACGAGGGATAAGTTTGCATCCAGTAATCCTTTTAATAGCACAACTACACCTGCTGATAGTGTTATGTAGCTGTATGACCTTTTTATATTCTCTGATATCAATAATGGGTATGTCCCCATGAGAATAAGTCCAATTCCAATTAATCTAAACAGGTTCCAATCAGTTGCATTTTCCAGAAAATAGAATATTTGCTCTGATTTCCAGTATACGGCAGATAATATGTAGATGATTTCAATTGCCATAATAATTATCAGGGGAATTATGTAAACTACCCTTGCTTCAATTTTCTTTATTTTCACACTCTCAAGGGGTTCTTTTATAAAATGAGACAGGAACTGGTAGAGCATTGCTCCTAAAACTGCCCCCAGTACTGTTCCACCTATTCCAATTTTCGAGGTTGTAAATGCAGCAATTCCAGATATTACACCGGCCATTATCACATCTAACATTTTTGACATCTTATCACACTTAAAAGTACTCTTATAAAGTTCTAAAACCTGAAAAATTACTTTTTAGGATTTTAAATCCTTAAATCTAATAAATACCCTTTTTTAATCATCATAATTCATTGCATCCTGTTCTTTGAACAGATCATGCATTATTTTATCCAATGAATAGTTAGCAGACTCTCTTTTTTTCTATAAAGTTTCATCTGAATATAGATAGACTTAACCACCAATATATACTTTTAGTCTATCTTTTTTCCTGAAAAGTCTACAATATATTAAAAGTTAGAATAAAATGAATCCAGTTAGTTAATATTTAAAAGAAAAATTGGAAAAGCCCCAGGGGGGATTCGAACCCCCGACCTATGCCTTACCAAGGCATCGCTCTACCGGCTAAGCCACTGGGGCAAATGTAGGAATATTATACTGTTATTAATGAAAAATGAAATTATCATATAGATTTTTCGTCTGCAACACAATATAATTACATATTTTGGATATACTTAAAGTGCAGGGGATGGGATTCGAACCCACGAAGGCCTACGCCAGAGGATCTTAAGTCCACCCCCTTTGGCCGCTCGGGCACCCCTGCATAACTTAAAGGTTATTTGATGTCCTATATTAAGTTAACGGTTATAATTTATAGTTTAACTGAAATATCCTAAAATTAGATTAAACATTCATAAGAACCCGTAAATCTACAGGTACATTATTGTTAGAAATAATCTATTATTTAAGCTTTTTCTAAATTAAATTAAACTATAATAAGGTCCTATTCTTGATTTTAAGAATACAAACTTTTAAAGCCTTTATAATCATTTATATACCTACTAAATTTATATATATTTCAAAAGCATTATATATAATTTAATACTTTTCCTTATTTGCAGGATCTGGTGAGAGTAATGAAATTTCAAAGTGAAAAATGCGGTTTTTGTGGTACATGCGTGGGAGTGTGCCCTACTGGTTCACTGGAGATTGTAGAACGTGCTGCTACTTTAAATCATACTAAGTGCGATGATTGCGGGAGATGTGAAATAGTATGCCCCTTAGGTGCTTTTAAAGGGGGTAAAACATGAAATATGATGTTGTTGTTGTAGGCGGGCGTGTTGCTGGTTCAGTTTCGTCACTTTTTGCTTCTAAAAATGACCTTAATGTGTTAATGATTGAAAAAAGACAGGAAATTGGAGTTCCGCTTCAATGTGCTGAGGCGACAACTGAAAAGACTTTTGAAACCATTGGCATAAAGCCATCTCCAGACTATATAAGAACTGAAATATATGGTGCAGACATACATTCTCCAGACGGCACCAGTTTTCGAATGGAAGGAGATAATGAAAAGGGTTTTATCTTAGATAGGAAGATCTTTGATAAGAGTCTTGCTGCAGAATCAGCCGATGCAGGTACTGATATTATGGTTAAAACAAATGTAAATGACCTTATTATCAGAAACGGCAAAGTAAGTGGAGTTATTGCTAAGCAGCTTGGTAAAAGCATGGAAATAAAAGCTGATCTGGTTATTGCTGCAGATGGAATAGAATCAAATGTAGCGCGGATGGCAGGTTTAAATTCACTGTGGGGAGTTAACGACCTGTGTTCATGTGTACAATACAAAATGACTGGTGTTCCCACGGATCCTAATTATATGCAGTTCTATTTTGGTAATGAATTAGCCCCTGGGGGTTATGTATGGATTTTTCCAAATGATGAAAGGGTTACAAGTATTGGTATAGGGATTAGAAACTCTAAAAAAACTGCCTATGAATATTTAAACAATTTTATATCAAAATTCAATGGTAAAATCATTGAAATCAATGTGGGAGGGGTTCCTGTATCTGGAAACATTAAAAAAACGTACACCGACGGATTAATAGTTGTTGGGGACGCAGCAGGTCATGTTAATCCCATAACAGGAGGAGGAATTGATTTAGCAACAATTTGTGCAAAAATAGCAGGTCAGGTTGCTGCAGAAGCTATTAATAGTAACGATACGTCCTCAAAGTTCTTAAAAAAATATGAAAACCTGTGGAAAAACAAGATCGGTGAGCTGATAAAACGTTCACTTAAGTACAGAAAAGTTTTCGATAAACTGAGCGATAAAGAATTAAATGCACTTTCAAAGTTCATGAAAGGAAGAGATCTTGATAACATAACAGTTAAATCTCTATTTGTACTTGCAAAAGAGTCTCCAGGCCTTTTTAGATTATTGAAAGATGTTATTTAGTGCCCATATTCTTTAGTAAGTACTATTAAATTAAATTATAATCTGCAGGCAGGTATACTACATGCCAGTAAGTGGAATTAAGCCAGATATAGATAAAATGGAACGAAACAGTGATGTTGAAGGTCTAATAAAATTGATTAATTACAGAGACTGCATCACCCGAAAAGAAGCTGTCGTTGCCCTTAAAAAAATAGCGGATAAAAGAGCTCTTTTTCCACTTATCCATGCACTTAAATATGAAAAATGGCATGATAAATACGCAGTTATGGCTTCAGTAAGAGAAAATGCTGCAGAAGCCCTGGGCTTATTAAGAGATAAAAGAGCAGTAAAACCACTTATCGAGGCCCTAAAAACTGATAAAGATGAAGATGTGAGATGGAAATCAGCATGGGCTCTGGGAAACATTGGAGATAAAAATGCAGTTAAACCACTTATTTATGCATTAAGTGATGATCGCTGGTCTGTTAGAAGATTTGCCGCTTCAGCTTTGGGTAAAATAGGTGATAGAAAGTCTGTAGGGAGTTTGATCAGCGCTTTAAATGATGAAGACTGGCATGTTCGAAAATATGCTGCTCTTGCACTGGGCAAAACTGGAGATGAAAGAGCAATTAAACCTCTTGTTAATGCTTTAAGTGATCCTGACAGTGATGTCAGGTGGAAAGCCATAGTTGCTCTTGGAAAAATGAAAAATGCTGCAGTTGAACCCCTTATTAAAGCTTTTAATAGTGATGATTGGAGGATTCGAGGAAGG
This portion of the Methanobacterium sp. genome encodes:
- a CDS encoding PhoU domain-containing protein produces the protein MTKTKNITLKAILDVIRYENPSTQDEIAERLGITRRYVTKLLQPMISKGIVKRAYVIESKKFDEFLEVYGEEKVPVEHATLKIVELLKGMAKHVYNQLETSFNALSSYDDEIANEALKMDYITNNMHEKIRTSVDMAIAMNPTPEFSKSSAFSEVAYDLERIGDHSCQFANFALKESYEIDPETFKYIQEMYETSKKMVNYSMEVFLNERLDLKDKVINYEEKIHVLQKKALNCIATQMAEASFEDTERSTYYLSLSRVVKSFERIGDISIEIIGISREYHENIPRTTTPERFRRKNQYMKK
- a CDS encoding 4Fe-4S binding protein — its product is MKFQSEKCGFCGTCVGVCPTGSLEIVERAATLNHTKCDDCGRCEIVCPLGAFKGGKT
- a CDS encoding NAD(P)/FAD-dependent oxidoreductase, with translation MKYDVVVVGGRVAGSVSSLFASKNDLNVLMIEKRQEIGVPLQCAEATTEKTFETIGIKPSPDYIRTEIYGADIHSPDGTSFRMEGDNEKGFILDRKIFDKSLAAESADAGTDIMVKTNVNDLIIRNGKVSGVIAKQLGKSMEIKADLVIAADGIESNVARMAGLNSLWGVNDLCSCVQYKMTGVPTDPNYMQFYFGNELAPGGYVWIFPNDERVTSIGIGIRNSKKTAYEYLNNFISKFNGKIIEINVGGVPVSGNIKKTYTDGLIVVGDAAGHVNPITGGGIDLATICAKIAGQVAAEAINSNDTSSKFLKKYENLWKNKIGELIKRSLKYRKVFDKLSDKELNALSKFMKGRDLDNITVKSLFVLAKESPGLFRLLKDVI
- a CDS encoding HEAT repeat domain-containing protein, yielding MPVSGIKPDIDKMERNSDVEGLIKLINYRDCITRKEAVVALKKIADKRALFPLIHALKYEKWHDKYAVMASVRENAAEALGLLRDKRAVKPLIEALKTDKDEDVRWKSAWALGNIGDKNAVKPLIYALSDDRWSVRRFAASALGKIGDRKSVGSLISALNDEDWHVRKYAALALGKTGDERAIKPLVNALSDPDSDVRWKAIVALGKMKNAAVEPLIKAFNSDDWRIRGRAAEALGNIGDLRALEPLINALTGKNKDGNKYVRGRAAEALGKIGDEMAVEPLIAAMEDPYIYVRIKAEEALNKIDSARWVKEFDDGQISFKHSSTWKIIPLYNKRKIVKGHSARGITFSINKNTDLGDLTAKEFRDIIKDVFVIQNNDIIFETEYTVDSVDVYIITGENTSFKPVTRIMIAAFKIEDYLYYLWFAGGEEAFEEEQEDMELIIESFQIL